A window of Candidatus Zixiibacteriota bacterium contains these coding sequences:
- the rpsP gene encoding 30S ribosomal protein S16: MAVHVRLRRMGAKKRPFYRIVAIDSRRARDGKYLENLGTYNPITKPAEIHVFEDKLVKWFNDGAQPSNTVHALLSQIGFLTKYEMLKKGQDVSTVEIKTTIKERPKKTRQMKKAALAKAEAAAKEAEEKAKAAEAAAKAKEEAAQAAEAPAEEAGEAAAEGSGE; this comes from the coding sequence TTGGCTGTACATGTAAGACTTCGCCGTATGGGAGCTAAGAAACGCCCGTTCTACCGGATCGTGGCGATCGATTCACGTCGCGCCCGTGACGGTAAGTATCTGGAGAATCTTGGCACCTATAATCCGATTACCAAGCCGGCCGAGATTCATGTCTTCGAAGACAAGCTGGTGAAATGGTTCAACGACGGCGCGCAGCCGTCGAACACGGTCCACGCGCTTTTGTCCCAGATCGGTTTTCTCACCAAATACGAGATGCTGAAGAAGGGACAGGATGTGTCGACGGTCGAAATCAAGACCACGATCAAAGAGCGTCCGAAGAAGACGCGTCAGATGAAGAAGGCGGCTCTGGCTAAAGCGGAAGCGGCGGCTAAGGAAGCTGAAGAAAAAGCCAAGGCGGCCGAAGCGGCGGCCAAGGCTAAGGAAGAAGCGGCCCAGGCGGCCGAGGCGCCGGCGGAAGAAGCCGGTGAAGCGGCGGCGGAAGGCTCCGGAGAGTAA